From one Neofelis nebulosa isolate mNeoNeb1 chromosome 4, mNeoNeb1.pri, whole genome shotgun sequence genomic stretch:
- the LOC131510257 gene encoding putative serine protease 46 isoform X1 has protein sequence MACGPGDLQSLTSPFSSAKLGNSLFSEEPWFQACGHTNIACKMAKGKLVEVGKGPWQVSILFLGTYICSGSLIHRQWVLTAAHCLERSKDPKKYSVRVGVQQVSGNGTWLLLTRIVIHEDFHNLLSQDIALLKLRDPTSWSPLIQPVCLPNTKFKLSLGTMCWVIGWGRENEQETSSTPYSLQEVAVRIISNGICRQQYQFLFLKKEKKFIGKDMLCASSELGMDSCQANSGSPLVCQVNNSWIQVGVVSWSFLCKRRRFPSIYTSTPHFTYWIQKQISDMRFISRASAAFPSPVTGHILLVSLGSMWLL, from the exons AGCCCTGGTTCCAGGCCTGTGGTCACACCAACATCGCCTGCAAGATGGCGAAGGGGAAGCTAGTAGAGGTAGGCAAGGGGCCATGGCAGGTGAGCATCCTGTTTCTGGGCACGTACATCTGCAGCGGCTCCCTCATCCACCGTCAGTGGGTCCTCACGGCCGCGCACTGCCTAGAGAG ATCCAAGGACCCCAAAAAGTACTCCGTGAGGGTGGGAGTCCAGCAGGTCTCAGGAAACGGCACTTGGCTCCTGCTCACTCGCATCGTGATCCACGAGGATTTCCACAACCTCCTATCCCAGGACATTGCCCTCCTGAAGCTGAGGGACCCCACCTCCTGGTCCCCCCTCATCCAGCCTGTCTGCCTACCCAACACCAAATTCAAGCTCTCGCTCGGGACCATGTGCTGGGTGATCGGTTGGGGACGTGAAAATGAACAAG aaACCTCAAGTACCCCCTACAGTCTTCAGGAGGTGGCTGTCAGGATCATTAGCAACGGTATCTGCCGTCAGCAGTACCAGTTTCTCTTcttgaagaaagagaagaagttCATTGGGAAGGACATGCTGTGTGCCTCCTCAGAATTGGGCATGGACTCTTGTCAG gCTAACTCTGGCAGCCCCCTCGTGTGTCAGGTGAACAACTCCTGGATCCAGGTGGGGGTGGTGAGCTGGAGCTTTCTCTGCAAGCGTCGACGCTTCCCAAGCATCTATACCAGCACCCCCCACTTCACCTACTGGATCCAGAAGCAGATCAGTGACATGAGGTTCATCAGTAGGGCCAGCGCTGCCTTCCCAAGCCCGGTCACTGGCCACATCCTGCTGGTGTCCTTGGGCTCCATGTGGCTCCTGTGA
- the LOC131510257 gene encoding putative serine protease 46 isoform X2 has translation MACGPGDLQSLTSPFSSAKLGNSLFSEEPWFQACGHTNIACKMAKGKLVEVGKGPWQVSILFLGTYICSGSLIHRQWVLTAAHCLERSKDPKKYSVRVGVQQVSGNGTWLLLTRIVIHEDFHNLLSQDIALLKLRDPTSWSPLIQPVCLPNTKFKLSLGTMCWVIGWGRENEQETSSTPYSLQEVAVRIISNGICRQQYQFLFLKKEKKFIGKDMLCASSELGMDSCQVSWTFLNISHMPRCGPGAGRTGFHKWHRSVSVCLSLASSVQHCF, from the exons AGCCCTGGTTCCAGGCCTGTGGTCACACCAACATCGCCTGCAAGATGGCGAAGGGGAAGCTAGTAGAGGTAGGCAAGGGGCCATGGCAGGTGAGCATCCTGTTTCTGGGCACGTACATCTGCAGCGGCTCCCTCATCCACCGTCAGTGGGTCCTCACGGCCGCGCACTGCCTAGAGAG ATCCAAGGACCCCAAAAAGTACTCCGTGAGGGTGGGAGTCCAGCAGGTCTCAGGAAACGGCACTTGGCTCCTGCTCACTCGCATCGTGATCCACGAGGATTTCCACAACCTCCTATCCCAGGACATTGCCCTCCTGAAGCTGAGGGACCCCACCTCCTGGTCCCCCCTCATCCAGCCTGTCTGCCTACCCAACACCAAATTCAAGCTCTCGCTCGGGACCATGTGCTGGGTGATCGGTTGGGGACGTGAAAATGAACAAG aaACCTCAAGTACCCCCTACAGTCTTCAGGAGGTGGCTGTCAGGATCATTAGCAACGGTATCTGCCGTCAGCAGTACCAGTTTCTCTTcttgaagaaagagaagaagttCATTGGGAAGGACATGCTGTGTGCCTCCTCAGAATTGGGCATGGACTCTTGTCAG GTCTCTTGGACATTTCTGAACATCAGTCACATGCCCAGATGTGGGCCCGGTGCTGGCAGAACTGGTTTTCATAAATGGCATCGTTCCGTAAGCGTGTGTCTGTCTCTTGCATCTTCGGTTCAACATTGTTTCTGA